From Cellulomonas oligotrophica, a single genomic window includes:
- a CDS encoding phage holin family protein: MGFVVRVLINGVAIWLATLVLPGLTVIGGDSTGGEIGVILLVALVFGLVNAIVKPIVNVLSIPLYILTLGLFTLVVNALMLMLTAWITEQTSWGLRIEDFGTAVLGGLIVAVVSFVLSAVTSRD, translated from the coding sequence ATGGGATTCGTCGTGCGCGTCCTCATCAACGGTGTCGCCATCTGGCTGGCGACGCTCGTCCTGCCCGGCCTGACGGTGATCGGCGGGGACTCCACGGGCGGCGAGATCGGGGTGATCCTGCTCGTCGCCCTCGTGTTCGGCCTGGTGAACGCGATCGTCAAGCCGATCGTCAACGTCCTGTCGATCCCGCTGTACATCCTCACGCTCGGCCTGTTCACGCTGGTCGTGAACGCCCTGATGCTCATGCTCACCGCGTGGATCACCGAGCAGACGTCGTGGGGCCTGCGCATCGAGGACTTCGGCACCGCGGTGCTCGGCGGCCTGATCGTCGCGGTGGTGAGCTTCGTCCTCTCGGCGGTCACCTCGCGCGACTGA
- a CDS encoding DUF58 domain-containing protein — protein sequence MTAPGQGAAGHRPAVDATPWAPTLAVTTGAAAAVLVLVLAVLAGRGDVAVAVAAPLLTAVVVRHRRPTGTVRAWFAGPADEVGDDGRDLMTPDGTLRAALWLDAPAGATATHVALTRQGRAVADALVHVDGTRRLPVTTRTVRTGPQEVATAVVQGVGPGAASVAEPADAVDRRTVVLPRAAPLREVPLPPRLRGTTGAHPARRPGEGGDLRDVHPWGPGDRLRRIDWRVTARRSPDLRELYVRREHTLAEAVVVLVVDSRDDVGPDPRTWRGPFPPDPADATSLDRAREAAATLARAFLDQGDRVGLDDLGVRRRPLPPGGGRRQLQRVRHALARTHPAGDPPVRVRAPRLPSGALAVVFSTFLDDEAAAVATQWRAAGHRVVAVDVLPALRSADLSSRERLAVRLVTLTREDRVAELADQGVEVVAWRDDPAVALQVLARRGRRHAGAGVV from the coding sequence ATGACGGCCCCCGGGCAGGGTGCGGCCGGGCACCGTCCCGCCGTCGACGCGACGCCCTGGGCGCCGACCCTCGCGGTCACCACAGGTGCCGCCGCGGCGGTGCTCGTGCTGGTGCTGGCCGTGCTCGCCGGCCGCGGCGACGTCGCCGTCGCCGTCGCCGCACCGCTGCTCACCGCCGTCGTCGTGCGGCACCGCCGACCCACCGGGACGGTGCGGGCCTGGTTCGCCGGCCCGGCCGACGAGGTCGGCGACGACGGGCGCGACCTCATGACGCCCGACGGCACCCTGCGCGCCGCGCTCTGGCTCGACGCCCCCGCCGGCGCCACCGCCACGCACGTGGCCCTCACCCGGCAGGGCCGCGCCGTCGCCGACGCCCTCGTGCACGTCGACGGCACCCGACGCCTGCCCGTCACCACCCGCACCGTGCGCACCGGCCCGCAGGAGGTCGCCACGGCGGTCGTCCAGGGCGTCGGCCCCGGCGCCGCGTCCGTCGCCGAGCCGGCCGACGCCGTCGACCGCCGCACCGTCGTGCTGCCCCGGGCCGCGCCACTGCGCGAGGTGCCCCTGCCGCCCCGGCTGCGCGGCACCACCGGCGCCCACCCCGCCCGCCGCCCCGGCGAGGGTGGCGACCTGCGCGACGTGCACCCCTGGGGCCCCGGCGACCGGCTGCGCCGGATCGACTGGCGCGTCACCGCCCGCCGCTCGCCCGACCTGCGCGAGCTCTACGTCCGCCGCGAGCACACCCTCGCCGAGGCCGTCGTCGTCCTCGTCGTCGACTCCCGCGACGACGTCGGCCCCGACCCCCGCACGTGGCGCGGCCCCTTCCCGCCCGACCCGGCCGACGCGACGTCCCTCGACCGCGCCCGCGAGGCCGCCGCGACCCTGGCCCGCGCGTTCCTCGACCAGGGCGACCGTGTCGGCCTCGACGACCTCGGCGTGCGCCGCCGCCCTCTGCCGCCCGGCGGCGGGCGCCGCCAGCTCCAGCGCGTGCGGCACGCGCTGGCCCGCACCCACCCCGCCGGCGACCCGCCCGTGCGCGTCCGCGCGCCGCGGCTGCCGTCGGGTGCGCTCGCGGTCGTGTTCTCCACGTTCCTCGACGACGAGGCCGCCGCCGTCGCGACGCAGTGGCGCGCCGCGGGGCACCGGGTCGTCGCGGTCGACGTGCTGCCCGCGCTGCGCAGCGCGGACCTCTCGTCCCGCGAGCGGCTGGCCGTGCGCCTGGTGACGCTCACGCGCGAGGACCGGGTCGCCGAGCTCGCGGACCAGGGCGTCGAGGTGGTCGCGTGGCGCGACGACCCGGCCGTCGCGCTGCAGGTGCTCGCCCGGCGCGGCCGCCGGCACGCCGGGGCGGGGGTCGTGTGA
- a CDS encoding AAA family ATPase, whose protein sequence is MTTAADAGPLTVREVAVRGQAVLDEVATAVVGMAGPVRLALAAVLAGGHVLFEDVPGLGKTLAARSLATALGLDFSRIQCTPDLLPSDVTGSSVYDPATSAFTFRPGPVFTGLLLADEINRTAPKTQSALLEAMAERQVSVDGTTHALPAPFHVVATSNPVEYEGTYPLPEAQLDRFMVRLAVGYPDRAAEVDVLARRLGRRQEGATVRRVVDAATLLRMQAGVEDVAVDDDVLAYCVDLAAATRAHRAVEVGASPRGSQALVLVARGLAVLDGRAYVTPEDVKAVAVAALAHRLSLTPQAWAAGLAPQSVVEEVLTQVPGPTTARRG, encoded by the coding sequence ATGACCACCGCAGCCGACGCCGGCCCCCTGACCGTCCGTGAGGTCGCCGTGCGCGGCCAGGCCGTGCTCGACGAGGTCGCGACGGCCGTCGTCGGCATGGCCGGGCCCGTGCGCCTGGCGCTGGCCGCCGTCCTCGCCGGGGGCCACGTGCTGTTCGAGGACGTGCCGGGCCTGGGCAAGACCCTCGCGGCGCGCAGCCTGGCGACCGCGCTGGGCCTGGACTTCAGCCGTATCCAGTGCACGCCCGACCTGCTGCCGTCGGACGTCACCGGCTCGAGCGTCTACGACCCTGCGACGTCCGCGTTCACGTTCCGCCCCGGACCGGTGTTCACGGGCCTGCTGCTGGCCGACGAGATCAACCGCACCGCCCCCAAGACGCAGTCGGCGCTGCTCGAGGCGATGGCCGAGCGGCAGGTCAGCGTCGACGGCACCACGCACGCGCTGCCGGCCCCGTTCCACGTCGTCGCCACGTCCAACCCCGTGGAGTACGAGGGCACGTACCCGCTGCCGGAGGCGCAGCTCGACCGCTTCATGGTGCGGCTCGCCGTCGGGTACCCGGACCGTGCCGCGGAGGTCGACGTGCTCGCGCGCCGCCTCGGCCGCCGCCAGGAGGGCGCCACCGTGCGGCGGGTCGTCGACGCGGCGACCCTGCTGCGCATGCAGGCTGGCGTCGAGGACGTCGCGGTCGACGACGACGTCCTCGCCTACTGCGTGGACCTGGCTGCCGCGACCCGGGCGCACCGGGCCGTCGAGGTCGGGGCGTCGCCGCGCGGGTCGCAGGCGCTCGTGCTCGTCGCCCGCGGCCTGGCGGTGCTCGACGGGCGCGCGTACGTGACGCCGGAGGACGTCAAGGCGGTGGCCGTCGCGGCGCTCGCGCACCGGCTGTCGCTGACCCCGCAGGCGTGGGCGGCGGGCCTGGCGCCGCAGTCCGTCGTCGAGGAGGTCCTCACCCAGGTGCCGGGCCCGACCACCGCCCGGCGCGGATGA
- a CDS encoding DUF4129 domain-containing protein, translating to MTTTRTGAAVPAALAGGLVVLAVLGAALAGPLDLRTVDRDGTGPDLRATAPPVSQPPLPTSSVQGLPQVPGATEIAPWILVVVGLVAVGLLGAALVAVLRRLVESRGTTPPEDDRAPVAGEDPGGRVDDEALAVLREGVRAASRELDDDVPPGDAVVAAWVAVERAAAATGVERDRAQTATELALAVLGATRADPGATRELLGLYLAARYGAEPVSVPDVARARALLAVVAHGLAARQDARAPGGPDVAPPDVPRADVPRAGAPRTDDGPLP from the coding sequence GTGACGACGACGCGCACGGGCGCCGCGGTCCCCGCCGCCCTGGCCGGCGGGCTCGTCGTCCTCGCCGTCCTCGGCGCCGCGCTGGCGGGACCGCTCGACCTGCGCACCGTCGACCGCGACGGCACGGGCCCCGACCTGCGGGCGACGGCACCGCCGGTCTCCCAGCCACCGCTGCCGACGAGCTCCGTGCAGGGCCTCCCGCAGGTGCCCGGCGCCACCGAGATCGCCCCGTGGATCCTCGTCGTCGTCGGACTCGTGGCCGTCGGGCTGCTCGGTGCCGCGCTGGTCGCGGTGCTGCGCCGGCTCGTCGAGAGCCGCGGCACGACCCCTCCGGAGGACGACCGCGCGCCCGTCGCGGGCGAGGACCCCGGCGGGCGCGTCGACGACGAGGCGCTCGCGGTGCTGCGCGAGGGCGTGCGCGCCGCGTCCCGCGAGCTGGACGACGACGTGCCGCCGGGCGACGCGGTCGTCGCGGCCTGGGTGGCCGTCGAGCGTGCGGCCGCCGCCACCGGCGTCGAGCGCGACCGCGCGCAGACCGCCACCGAGCTGGCGCTGGCGGTGCTGGGCGCGACGCGTGCCGACCCGGGGGCGACCCGCGAGCTGCTGGGGCTGTACCTGGCGGCGCGGTACGGCGCGGAGCCGGTGTCCGTGCCGGACGTGGCCCGGGCTCGCGCGCTGCTCGCGGTCGTCGCGCACGGGCTCGCCGCCCGGCAGGACGCGCGGGCGCCGGGCGGTCCCGACGTGGCTCCTCCCGACGTGCCGCGCGCCGACGTGCCGCGCGCCGGTGCGCCGCGGACCGACGACGGGCCGCTGCCGTGA
- a CDS encoding M15 family metallopeptidase — MWRLLLVTTLALGPAAGCAVPPGDAAPPGPTTGAPATAGRGAGPTTTRTHPPPVPTAASSPSPSPSPEPPAFEASVGPITPELAARMHASWRPGCPVPLEDLRHVTVRHHDMAGAVVTGELVVHADVADGLVEVFRTLFDARLPLTSVRLVDDFGADDDASMAADNTSAFNCRAVTGGSGWSEHAYGRAVDVNPVENPYVRGGTVLPPAGAAFVDRPDAPGVVHDGDAVVRAFAEHGWAWGGHWSSPKDYQHFSTTGR; from the coding sequence GTGTGGCGCCTGCTCCTCGTCACGACGCTCGCCCTCGGGCCGGCGGCGGGGTGCGCCGTGCCGCCCGGCGACGCCGCGCCACCGGGGCCGACGACCGGTGCCCCGGCCACCGCGGGCCGGGGCGCCGGTCCGACCACGACGCGCACGCACCCGCCACCCGTCCCGACCGCGGCGTCCAGCCCCAGCCCCAGCCCCAGCCCGGAGCCTCCTGCGTTCGAGGCGTCGGTCGGGCCGATCACCCCCGAGCTGGCCGCGCGCATGCACGCCTCGTGGCGTCCCGGGTGCCCGGTCCCGCTGGAGGACCTGCGCCACGTCACGGTCCGCCACCACGACATGGCGGGCGCCGTCGTCACCGGCGAGCTCGTGGTGCACGCCGACGTCGCCGACGGGCTCGTCGAGGTGTTCCGCACGCTCTTCGACGCCCGGCTCCCGCTGACGTCGGTGCGGCTCGTCGACGACTTCGGTGCCGACGACGACGCGTCGATGGCGGCGGACAACACCTCCGCGTTCAACTGCCGGGCCGTGACGGGCGGGAGCGGCTGGTCGGAGCACGCGTACGGGCGGGCGGTCGACGTGAACCCCGTCGAGAACCCCTACGTGCGGGGCGGGACGGTCCTGCCGCCGGCGGGCGCGGCCTTCGTCGACCGGCCCGACGCGCCCGGCGTGGTGCACGACGGCGACGCCGTGGTCCGGGCGTTCGCGGAGCACGGGTGGGCGTGGGGCGGGCACTGGTCGTCGCCGAAGGACTACCAGCACTTCTCGACGACGGGGCGGTGA
- the purB gene encoding adenylosuccinate lyase produces MATPDPARTPSPLPAERVRLADVSPSIALGPLDGRYRGTVAPLVDHLSEAALNRARLAVEVEWVVHLTTHQVVPGAPVLADDEVAYLRGVVASFGADEIAELAEIERTTVHDVKAVEYFLKRRIAAAPEALRAGTVLPQVAELVHFALTSEDVNNLSYALMVRGAVHEVWLPAAAALADDVADLAREHAQVPMLALTHGQPATPTTLGKELAVLAHRLRRQLRRIASDEVLGKLNGATGTYGAHVAAVPDADWPEVSRTFVEHLGLVWNPLTTQIESHDWQAELYADVARYNRVLHNLATDVWTYISRGVFTQIPVAGATGSSTMPHKVNPIRFENAEANLEVSCALLDTLGATLVTSRLQRDLTDSTTQRNIGPAFGHSLLAIDNVRRGLRALSVDEALLARELDQNWEVLGEAVQSAMRAASVAGVTGMENPYERLKELTRGHRLTGDEMRSFVAGLGLPGDVAERLAAMTPATYVGLAAELVTRLDG; encoded by the coding sequence ATGGCCACGCCCGACCCCGCCCGCACCCCGTCGCCGCTGCCCGCCGAGCGCGTCCGGCTCGCCGACGTCAGCCCGTCGATCGCCCTCGGCCCGCTCGACGGCCGCTACCGGGGCACCGTCGCCCCGCTCGTCGACCACCTCTCCGAGGCGGCGCTCAACCGCGCCCGGCTCGCGGTCGAGGTCGAGTGGGTGGTGCACCTGACCACGCACCAGGTGGTGCCGGGTGCACCCGTGCTCGCCGACGACGAGGTGGCGTACCTGCGGGGCGTCGTCGCGTCCTTCGGCGCCGACGAGATCGCCGAGCTGGCCGAGATCGAGCGCACGACCGTGCACGACGTGAAGGCCGTCGAGTACTTCCTCAAGCGCCGGATCGCCGCCGCCCCCGAGGCGCTGCGCGCCGGCACGGTGCTGCCGCAGGTCGCCGAGCTCGTGCACTTCGCGCTCACGAGCGAGGACGTCAACAACCTGTCGTACGCGCTCATGGTCCGCGGGGCGGTGCACGAGGTGTGGCTGCCGGCGGCGGCCGCGCTGGCCGACGACGTCGCGGACCTCGCGCGCGAGCACGCGCAGGTGCCGATGCTCGCCCTCACGCACGGGCAGCCGGCCACGCCCACCACGCTGGGCAAGGAGCTGGCCGTGCTGGCGCACCGCCTGCGCCGCCAGCTGCGCCGCATCGCGTCCGACGAGGTGCTGGGCAAGCTCAACGGCGCCACGGGCACGTACGGCGCGCACGTCGCGGCCGTGCCGGACGCGGACTGGCCGGAGGTCTCGCGGACGTTCGTCGAGCACCTGGGCCTGGTGTGGAACCCGCTGACCACGCAGATCGAGTCGCACGACTGGCAGGCGGAGCTCTACGCGGACGTCGCCCGCTACAACCGGGTCCTGCACAACCTGGCGACCGACGTGTGGACGTACATCTCGCGCGGGGTCTTCACGCAGATCCCCGTCGCGGGGGCCACGGGCAGCTCGACGATGCCGCACAAGGTCAACCCGATCCGCTTCGAGAACGCGGAGGCGAACCTCGAGGTGTCGTGCGCGCTGCTCGACACGCTCGGCGCGACGCTCGTGACGAGCCGACTGCAGCGCGACCTGACGGACTCCACGACCCAGCGCAACATCGGCCCCGCGTTCGGGCACTCGCTGCTGGCGATCGACAACGTCCGCCGCGGCCTGCGCGCGCTGTCCGTCGACGAGGCCCTGCTGGCACGCGAGCTCGACCAGAACTGGGAGGTGCTGGGCGAGGCGGTGCAGTCGGCGATGCGCGCGGCGTCCGTCGCGGGGGTCACAGGCATGGAGAACCCGTACGAGAGGCTCAAGGAGCTGACGCGCGGGCACCGTCTGACGGGGGACGAGATGCGCTCGTTCGTGGCGGGACTGGGCCTCCCGGGGGACGTCGCCGAGCGGCTGGCCGCCATGACACCGGCGACCTACGTGGGCCTGGCGGCCGAGCTGGTCACCCGTCTGGACGGCTGA